The Nocardioides ochotonae genome segment TCGAGACCGCCACCCGCGTCCAGGACCGCCGCCGTACGGCGTACGACGCCCTCGGCACCCAGTCCTTCGACGACCTCGACGTGGCCGCGTGCGACCAGCGCCTGGCCGACCTCGAGCGCCGCCGCGAGCAGATCCTCACCGCCGACGACCGCCTCGGCACCACCGAGCAGCAGATGACCGAGCTCGCCGAGCGGCTGGAGGCGGCCCGCCTCGAGCGGTTCCGCCTCGACGAGCGCCGGCGCCGCCTCGAGCTCGAGCACGCCGAGCTGGTCGACAGCGAGGACCTGGTCAACGACGAGCTGGAGCGGATCGCCAGCGCCGGCCACGTCGTGTGCACCGAGGAGCAGGCCCGCCGCCTGGACGAGGAGTTCCGCGCGGCCGCCGACCCCGACGACCCCGAGGACCTCGACCGCTTCCACGAGAGCTCGGGGCGCCTCCAGGCCCGGCTCACCGCGGCGGTCCAGGAGGCCCAGGTCGAGGTCGAGCACGTCGACCGCGAGCTCGCCGCGATCTTCCGCGCCTACCAGCTGCACTGGGCCGACCCCAACCTCGGCACCACCGCCGACTCCTACCCCGACTTCGCGCGGATCCTCGCCGACATCGAGGCGACCGGCCTGCCCCAGCGCCGCGCCGAGTGGCGCCGACGCCTCACCGAGTGGAGCGGGCAGGACCTGGTGCCCCTCGCTGGGGCGATGTCGTCCTCGGTGGAGGAGATCGAGGACCGTCTCGAGCCGATCAACGCGATCCTGCGTCGCCTGGAGTTCGGCGCCGAGAAGGACCGCCTCCGGATCCGCCTGCGCCGCCTGGCGCCCGCGCACGTGCAGGTCTTCCTGCGCGAGCTGCGCGAGCTGTCCCGGGGCACCGTGCGCGACCTCGACGAGGCCGCGCTGGAGGAGCGCTTCACCCGGCTGCGCCGCTTCATGGGCCAGCTGCGCGGCCCGGCGCAGGGCGCGGACCCCGAGCGTGTGGGGGAGCGCGAGCGGCTGCTCGACGTACGCCGCCACGTGGAGGTCAGCGCGGAGCGCTACGACCGGCTCACCGGTGAGCTCAAGTCGACGTACCGCACCCTGGGGGAGAAGTCGGGCGGCGAGAGCCAGGAGCTGGTCGCGTTCATCGTGGGCTCGGCCCTGCGCTTCCGTCTCGGTGACGAGATGCGCTCGCGCCCCCGCTTCGCGCCGGTCTTCCTCGACGAGGGCTTCGTCAAGGCCGACTCGGAGTTCGCCGGACGTGCGGTGCGCGCGTGGAAGGGCCTGGGGTTCCAGCTCGTCATCGCCGTACCGCTCGACAAGGTGACCGGTCTGGAGCCGCACATGGACGCGCTGCTGGTGATCACCAAGCACACCGACACCCAGCTCTCGTCGGTCTTCCGGGTCAGCGACGCACAGGCGAACGGCTGATCCGGAAGCGGGGCCCCATCGCCTGAAAGGGTGATTTTCTCAGGAGGGATCCTTGGTTGGGCGCAGATGTGCCGACACCGCGTTTCGCGGCGTACCGTGGAGGTCCAGACATCTCTCCCGTGCGTGGGTCGCGGGCACGACGGCAGGAGCACCCGGGTGAAGTCGGAGCACGCGCGTCCCTTGGCGGCCTTCGCGGTCGTCACGGTCGCGGCGGGCGTGATCCTCGCGGTGCCCCGCCACTCCGGTGGCCCGCAGGACACCGTGCCGGCTGCCTCGGCGGCGCGGGCCTCCGCCGCCGCGCAGGCGCGTGCCGGCCAGGCGGTCGACGCGGGGACGGCACGCCCCGGCGACCGCGGTGCACCGACGACCCAGCTCCGGATCGGACCCGACGGACTGCCGGTCTGGCCCGAGGTCGGACTCGGCGGTGGCCTCCTCGACGGCGTCCCGTCGCTCGCGCTCGCCTACGCCGCCCGGCTCGCCACCGCGATCCAGGCTGCCGCCGAAGCGGCGAGTGAGGGCGCGACGGCGACCGGTCCCGGCTCGGGCCCCGGCGGGACCACCACCCCGACCGCGGGGAACGGCGGGGGCACCCCGGCGGACTCCTCCACCGCCACGCCGCCGCTGACGCCGCCGGGATTCCCGCCCGTGATCCCGGCCGACCCGCCGGTGACCACCTCCGATCCGCCCGTGACCCCGGCCGACCCGCCGGTGCCCACGCCCTCGGACCCGCCCGTGACCCCGGCCGACCCGCCGGTCACGACGCCCGAGAACCCCCCGACGCCGACAGACCCGTCGGGCTCCCCGGGCGACACCTCGGACAGCGCCCCCTCGGAGACGCCGACCGGGGGCGGCGGCTCCTCGCCGACCGACCCGACTCCGCCGCCTGGCTGAACCGGCGGCCCGTCGCTGCTGCGCGATCGTGCCCCGGTGCGTCAGGCTGGAGGGATGAGCCGCCGTCCCGTCCCGCGCGTCACCGACGCGCCGGAGCCGCAGAGCGCGCGCCAGCGACGCCGCCAGCGGTGGTACTTCGCCCTGATGGGGACCTGTGTGGTCCTCATCGTGCTGGCGTGGAACGTCGTGCGCCTGTGGTCGGTGCCCGCGGCGGTCGCGATGTCGGCGGTCGCCGCCGTGCTCCCGCCGATCGCCGTCCTGGTGGCGAACTGGGGCGAGGGGAGATGACCCGGATGGCGGAACCTGCCCCCACCTCGAGCCGCCGGGCAGCAGGATAGGGGCATCGTGAACAGACCCCGCACCGGCGCGCGCACCCCCACGGGGCGCGGTCGTCGACCGCACGAGGAGCCCGTCGCCGGGCTCGACGACCTCATGGTCGAGGTCGAGCGTCACCCGGGGCGGCCCGCGGCTGGGGCGCTCGCGCGCTCCGCCGGCCTCGTCGTGGGGGTGCTGAGCCTGGTCACCTGCCTGGCCCTGCTCCCGTTCACGCTGGTGCTCGGTGGCGCCGCCCAGAGCGCGATCCGGGCCTGGGACGGCATCGGCACGGAGCTGCCGCCGATCCAGGCCAAGCAGCGCACCGTCCTGCTCGACCGCGAGGGCCGTCAGTGGGGCCAGCTGTTCACCGAGAACCGGGTGGCGACCAGGCTCTCCGACATCAGCCCGCACGTCGTCGCCGCGCTGCTCGCCACCGAGGACAGCCGCTTCTACGAGCACGGCGCGGTCGACCTGCGCGGGGTGGCCCGGGCGCTGGTCAACAACGTCGTGGGCTCCGACCTCCAAGGCGCCTCGACGTTGTCCCAACAGCTCGTGGAGAACCTACGGATCCTCAACGCCGCCACCGACGACGAGCGCCGCCTCGCCAAGGCCGCGACCCTCAGCGG includes the following:
- a CDS encoding DUF3099 domain-containing protein encodes the protein MSRRPVPRVTDAPEPQSARQRRRQRWYFALMGTCVVLIVLAWNVVRLWSVPAAVAMSAVAAVLPPIAVLVANWGEGR